The stretch of DNA CCGTGGTTACAGATACAAAATTGCACAATAGGGAAAACCCCAGCCTTCTGATATTTGTATAgctttgaaaaaataaaacaaaaacactccAATTGCCCCATTTTTGCTGAAAGGTTCCTCAATATTTTTAACCCCCCCCACTCTTTTTTTGACGAATATTTGTGATTATATATTTTCTGTACATGTTGTATAAATACATTCATCAgttgaaaacatatttcactcCATGGAAAAGCCTCGGAGAACTAAATAGGGAGCGGGGCGGGGGCGTAACAAGCACTGGCTGGGGAGGCTTTTTGCTATAGGGATCGTACTgtgctttttgttgtttttctttcttatttgttctttttgcTTCGTTGCACAAATGCGAGAATTATCCACCTCATTTTAGAATTTCATTTTCCATCGGTTCTTTTTTTTCCACCAAGCCTAAGGAACTGGATTCAAAAAGAAGATAATTGGTAGAGTCAGGCTGCCCAAAGAACAAAGTAGCGTGGATAATTGGTACCGTCAGGCTGAAGAACAGAAGAGCTTGGATCATGTCCATCCAGTTGGCAGGTCTATGGGCCTCGCACTGTGGGAATAGGCTTCTCCTATGGTACATCAGTGGCGTTGGGCGGCCCAAAGTAGCTGGGATCAAGTCAACCCAGTTGGCGGTTCCATGGCCTCACACGTCAGTGCTTATACTGCGACTGCGGGAAAAGGCTTCTCTCATGGCGGATAAGCGGTTGGGATTGAGGACCTGCAAGTTGCTCACATTAACCGGAAGTTCAATCTCCTCCTGGCTGATGGTCTTGTAGGCAATGCGTTCCCCTCCATTGCGGATCTCCTCGGGGGGGTGCAGGAGAAAAGCCGGAGGTTCATGGTGGGTGCAGACGCTCCTGCAGTGTTGGTGCTTCTTGTTGTAAGGGGAGGAGTAGATGGAAGGACCGTTGGCCAGGACTATATTCCGGTTGCTGTGCATGGGAGGGAAACGGGAATGGACGGCAAAGTCAGGTTCTTCCTCATCTTCTTCTGAATCTTCCTTCTTGCAGCAGTAATACTGTGGTGGCAAAACACAACATTCAGTTCAGACATTTGCTCACACTTCTAATGGCTTTACCACCACGTTTGCCCTCAATTATAttaaagtgatccccaaccattgacTCGAGGGCAAGCAACATGCTTCCCACCAACCCCTTGATGttctcccagtggccacaaagcagatgctcatttatgaatttctgacttggaggcaagttagGGAGGTATAAAGACCATGTGAAGTCCACCTgttcacattgggctaccaaataagcAATTACAAGCCCAAcccatgcttttgttgctctccaaccaTGGATcaaaaagtttggagacccctTGTGTTAGATACCTGGCCTACAACTGGAAGAGGGTTCCTTTGGGTCTCAGAGTGATACGAAATGCAACTAGAAAGTATGGAAAGCCCTCAAAATGGAATAGGCTTGAAGGCTACTGTAGGCCTACTGTCCTCTGAGGTCAACTGAGGTTGTTTTTACAAGGTTGGACCTTGATCTCCTGTACGTACCTGGAGTCTACAGTAGCAGAGAACGGCTATAATACAGAGAAGGATTACAGTCGCTAATATTCCACCGGTGATGACCACAGTCCCGGCTGTCATTCGACCTCCTCTCCATTAACCACCTGAAACGTAAAAGAAAAGGCTATGAGATGGGACGGGCCGACACGTTGTGGACAAATGAGCCTTTTAATAGCCACTCTGTCACGCTAAAACCATTGAtccatcagcaaaaaaaaaaaggacgaGCTACATCGCCATGGATTTGGAATGCATTAACGGAAATCTATAGCTGCAACACAACTTGTTCTGGGATAAAGGCACATTTGGAAGATGTATATATGAATAAGATGTCCGTTACAGAGGCTGAGCATTAAGTAGGGCTCCTTTTAGCCTATTAGCCCGAGGTGCGCGTGCCCTGGGAATAGCCACCCCAGGGTGCCCGAACAAGCACAGTGAAGTGGTGGCTTACGCTGCACTAGTACGGCACTTTGCACATGGTGCTGAAGCAGTTGCCCAGTTGGGTATGCCCCACAGACCAAGGAGAGGACTATGTGGCCATTAGGCTCCTGTCTCTCCCCAACACAAGACAAGACTCGGCGGAAAGGGACTCTCCCTAGCCAtgagatgggctgtgtgctccctcagagatcagctgacaggaagtgatgcagcgctaactgtaacaggaagtagtgtgggagcaacagatagtttatatcatataaagtgacctattaaagaatgaaactggaatatatatatcagtaaatattgcctttttacatcctttcccttgagccgccattttgtgatgggctgtgtgctccctcagagatcagctgacaggaagtgatgcagctctaactgtaacaggaagtagtgtgggagcaacagatagtttatatcatataaagtggcctattaaagaatgaaactggaatatatatatcagtaaatattgcccttttacatccttgcccttgagccgccattttgtgatgggctgtgtgttccctcagagatcagctgacaggaagtgatgcagcgctaactgtaacaggaagtagtgtgggagcaacagatagtttatatcatataaagtgatctattaaagaatgaaactgggatatatatatcagtaaatattgcccttttacatcctttcccttgagccgccattttgtgatgggctgtgtgttctctcagagatcacctgacaggaagtgatgcagctctaactgtagcaGGAAGTAATGTGGGAGCAAAATGGCTTCAGCGCCTGCCTGAATACACACTGACTAATGATGTGCACCCCTACTTGTCGTACCCCCTAATGGAAATCAATAGCATTGGGGAGATCTGTGATACGATGAGCGACAAAAGCATTAGTGAAATACTAGATTTCTATTGGTTACTGGGACATCAGACTGGTATAAGGGTCTATTTGAAGGTATAATGGAAGCTATTTTGTATTTCTCACTCCCATAGAGAGAGGGACGATGAAACCCCCGCTAAGGGCTTTCCCATAGATCATTAAGGCCGGAAGGTGTCCGAGGGGAGGGGCAAAAGGCTATATATTAATATTGATTGGTATAACCCAATATAGAGAGATCACACATACAGCTTTATTACAACTGCCCCAATCAGTGGCCGGGTAATACCCCCATAAGCCCAGAGATGCCCCATAGGATCACAATAAGGGAGATGGCAGCGGCGAAACGCGTGGGGGGGACAAGCGATCGATCGGAAATGTTATGAGTTTGGGTAAATGAGTTCTTATTCACTCGGGGGCAGGTAATTAAACCTCAGAGGAATGAAGTTAACGAATGATCTTTGCTGCGCTGATTTATAGGCAATTAGTGCGCGACGGGCCATTCGCTCCCAGTAGGTAATTAAAGCTCAGCCGGCAGTCGGCTCTTCCTTATTCCCCTTGTGTCCTGTTTATTGCTTaataatcatatattgccttcctgTAGGGCAAAGGGGAGACCCTTTAGGGCCCAGCGGCCGGTTACGTCTTAAAGAGGTTGGTCACCTATGGGTTAACTTTGAGTATGAgccatattctgagacaatttgcaattggtcttcattttttactacttgtggtctttttattatttaactttttgttcagcagctctccagtttggaatttcagcagttatctggttgctatgggtttaaatgaccatagcaaccagggagtggtgtgaatgagaggctggtatatgaataggggaggggctgaatagaaagataaggaataaaaagtaacaataagaataaaactggagcctcacagagcaatagggtttggctgccggggtcagttttcctgttgctagggctccaattaccttagcaaccacggaagggtttgaatgagagacaggtatatgaataggggaggggctgaatagaaagataaggaatacaaagtaacaataagaataaaactggagcctcacagagcaatagggtttggctgccggggtcagttttcctgttgctagggctccaattaccttagcaaccacggaagggtttgaatgagagacaggtatatgaataggggaggggctgaatagaaagataaggaataaaaagtaacaataacaataaaactggagcctcacagagcaataggttttggctgccggggtcggttatcctgttgctagggctcaaattaccttagcaaccagggagtggtttggatgagagactggtatatgaataggggaggggctgaatagaaagataaggaataaaaagtaacaataacaataaaactggagcctcacagagcaatagggtttggctgccggggtcagtgacccccatttgaaaagctgcaaagagtcggaagaagaaataatgaaaaaagtataaaaaataaataatgaagaccaattgcaaagttgctagggataggccattctataacatactaaatattaTGGAGAGACTGACAATGTACCAGGATCTCTCAGCTGTCGCTTTTCAGGTTCCCCGCGGCCGACAGTTTTTTGGCGCTTAGTGGCACTGCCTGCTGGCGCCGGTATCAGCGAGTCAGCTGCAAGTAGTAAATAGTGCGACTGCTGAAATATTTATTGTCTTGGCTCCGGGAGCTGTTATTTCCCTGAGCGAATGGGTGTGATCCGGTTAATCTGGAGCCCCGCCCCCCCATAAATATGTTATAGATTGTGGTGAGAAACCCGGTCTCACTAGTACGGCCATTACGGCACAACCATCTCCCTATAGCAacacagctcttctctttctgcctcatttgaaatcccggcaggggaggagggactaaaacactgatgttacagattataACAACTTCACCCCAGCTTACaggcagcctgcaggaactacataacccacaatgcattgcactgggaggttcctttccttattgacatcacatgcgcagcaggggattgtgggattgggaggaggcaggctgaagggaggcgactactgttacattttatttgagtctcaaagtagtcagccagatcagcaggggaacagggggaggggtttagggaacagggggcaagGCTttgggaacagggggtggggcttagggaacagggtgtggggcttagggaacagggggcggggcttagggaacaagGAGGCGAGGCTTAGGGAACGGGGGGGAGGCGTAGGGAACAGGGGGTCAGGCTTAGGGAACGGGGGGGAGGCGTAGGGAACAGGGGGTAGGGCTTAGGGAATGGGGGGGAGGcttggggaacagggggtggggcttagcgaGCAGGGGGCAAggtttagggaacagggggtagggcttagggaacagggggtagggcttagggaacagggggcaagGCTTGGGGAACAGGGGgtagggcttagggaacagggggcaaggcttagggaacagggggcagggcttagggaactgttccaaaccagattattacattaaacatcatgaaaaggctgcgtatTGTTTAactgatttactgtatataaaaagcttaagttgtgtttgggtgaagttcccctttaaaggaggaggaaaggctaaaccactagggggcgccaaatgttctcctaataggagcaccggccgggggtttcaggttagcgattacaatcactggggggtacgtAACAAGGTGGGGGGGTCACATACGGTGTGTGCCAAGGGCTCCGGCAGAACATCTTCATCCCATCGCACCGCGCAGCCTCGGGCCCCATCCCATAAACACAGCACCGCGAATAAACTCGGAGCTCGGAGATATTTCAGTGAGAAAAGTACAATATAAACAGAAGCATCAGccgacagcccccccccccccccaaaccgtATGTCACTGGGAAAAGCGGGTCACTGGCTCCCTCTAGTGTGAGACTGAGAGAATGCACTCGGGTTCCCTtctccctgggtacccctggaactatagcggggtgactgttaccccaatgtttctatatatctgtaaccttgttatgggctaagggggcccagcctgaaggccagtaagggggggggtgagtgcttatttgtgccctgggtacccctggaactatagcggggtgactgttaccccaatgtttctatatatctgtaaccttgttatgggctaagggggcccagcctgaaggccagttagggggggatttggggtgagtgcttatttgtgccccgggtacccctggaactatagcggggtgactgttaccccaatgtttctatatatctgtaaccttgttatgggctaaggggcccagcctgaaggccagttagggggggatttggggtgagtgcttatttgtgccctgggtacccctggaactatagcagggtgactgttaccccaatgtttctatatatctctaaccttgttatgggctaagggggcccagcctgaaggccagttaggggggatttggggtgagtgcttatttgtgccctgggtacccctggaactatagcggggtgagtgttaccccaatgtttctatatatctgtaaccttgttatgggctaagggggcccagcctgaaggccagttagggggggatttggggtgagtgcttatttgtgccctgggtacccctggaactatagtggggtgactgttaccccaatgtttctatatatctgtaaccttgttatgggctaagggggcccagcctgaaggccagttagggggggatttggggtgagtgcttatttgtgccctgggtacccctggaactatagcggggtgactgttaccccaatgtttctatatatctgtaaccttattatgggctaagggggcccagcctgaaggccagttaggggggatttggggtgagtgcttatttgtgccctgggtacccttggaactatagcggggtgagtgttaccccaatgtttctatatatctgtaaccttgttatgggctaagggggcccagcctgaaggccagttagggggggatttggggtgagtgcttatttgtgccctgggtacccctggaactatagcggggtgactgttaccccaatgtttctatatatctctaaccttgttatgggctaagggggcccagcctgaaggccagttgggggggatttggggtgagtgcttatttgtgccctgggtacccctggaactatagcggggcgactgttaccccaaagtttctatatatctgtaaccttgttatgggctaagggggcccagccttagggccagttagggggggatttggggtgagtgcttatttgtgccctgggtacccctggaactatagcggggtgactgttaccccaatgtttctatatatctgtaaccttgttatgggctaagggggcccagcctgaaggccagttagggggggatttggggtgagtgcttatttgtgccctgggtacccctggaactatagcggggtgactgttaccccaatgtttctatatatctctaaccttgttatgggctaagggggcccagcctgaaggccagttgggggggatttggggtgagtgcttatttgtgccctgggtacccctggaactatagcggggtgactgttaccccaatgtttctatatatctgtaaccttgttatgggctaagggggcccagccttagggccagttagggggggatttggggtgagtgcttatttgtgccctgggtacccctggaactatagcagggtgactgttaccccaatgtttctatatatctgtaaccttgttatgggctaagggggcccagcctgaaggccagttagggggggatataCTATACTCAGAACACACAGGCAGAATCCCCTGTTCAGAAATCCTCAGCTTTTCCCTGGAAGGCAGTTCCGCTGATCGACCAAGAAGCTGTTTCAGAAATAAAACCCACAAACCACTGACCCACTTATAGAGTGTTGCTAACGCGAGTCCATACGGCTGCGGCACAGGCATTATGTAACACACGGGCCCCCAGGAGTCTCCTTACTAAGGAATTGTGTGAGtgagatttttattattttttaacgaGGTTTCTAAACCGGAAAAGACCACCAAATTCTGCACTCGGAtttctataaaaacaaaaaggctaCAAATTCCttctaaaacaataaaataaaaaataattacagtcGTTGTTTAAGAATCAAGATGTCCCAGTCAATCCTACCCAAGTTTCGGGGTATCAATTCCAGTGAAACCAACAGTTCCCCAACAGCCAAGGGATCACCGTTACTATTTGTTTCTATACAGGGCCTTGGGTTACAATGAGGGGGTCCCCAGAGCTCATCCCTGTTTGGGGGGGTCCTGCCATCTAGACGCCTTTCTAAGCACTTAGCCCTTTTTGGTTTTAAAAGCCATTGTACCTCAACCCAAGGTGGCCACTAATCCCTCAGGTCCTGCCTAAGCCTAGTTGGGTGTATTCCTCTAGATCTGACCCTTCTTGGTTTTGCTGGCTACATTTTTGCCCCCTATCCTGACCTTCTACCCATTGTCCTGACTATGCTTCTTGCCTTTCTTCTAAAGCAAGTTTATTCCTTGCCAGTTCTACCCCAGAAAGTTCAGGAGCCCCAAAAAGGACATCTGTGAAGACCTTTTCTGGCAGTGGTCCATGTAGAGTTGCCACTAAATCTCCAGCCAGGGCCAGAAttataaatttaccagcaatcCAATACCCTATAAACCCCACCCTTCCCTGAGCCTCTCCCCCTTATAAGGGCAGTCCTGCCTATGCcctgcccatttctccacccccatgtgacatcacctcCTTCTCCCAAAGGCCATTATTACATCACAAAAAAGGTGGCACCTCTAGCTCCATGGGAGAGTCTGACCACACCAGAATGTTATTCCGTGTATCAATTACAGTAAGGGAGGTTCCCTGGAACACCGACAAGGTGGCCCAAACCTGTAGGCCTCTACTAGTGGTGAGTACCAACTACTCCAAAGACATGTCCAGTCTTTCCATTTTCATTCATTGCTCAGACGCATCACTTAGTTGGAAAGTCATTGGCCACTTTATCCAGCACCAATTAATTCCCAACAACCTTTAACCTCAACATTAACAGCTACATTAACAGAACGAGCCCCAACACAATGTCGGAACCACCAGGTTTTGCTTCTACAGACAACTGATCTTATGGAGACGACAGTTTTTTTACAATGCGTGGAACGCGGACGCCACCGCGGGGCATCGAGATGTGACTCATAACGTGTGGGTTTATTGATGCTTCCAAACCCAGCAGGAACACTGTGGGTCACGGTTCTGAAGAGAGCAGCTGCTAGCAGGCCGGGATACAGAGCAGATGCTCGTGCACCAAACCTTCATGGAGGTGAATAATATAAGAGTTCAAGAGGCACACTATATATCCAACACTGTGTATatctgagtaaaggtggccatcaACAGCCAAGTTGGGATGAGGAGCACATCAACGCATTGAGGAGGGCCTTGTCCCGATGGCCTGTATCCCATCAACATTGTTCTTCCCTCTCTaatcccctctctccctcagtttCTCACCTCTTGCGTCCTGCATTCTCCACCTCTACAGGATGATTCAAACAAAAACCAGACAAGAAAAgcctccaaaaaaaaacaaagaagccTAGATGGCATCTAGACTCTGCCAAGGTGGACAACATGGCAATGTAGTGTATCACTGTTACTCCTCAGAAACCAGACAAGAAAAGCCTCCAAAGAAACCAAAGCAAAGTCAACATGATTCAACTGTTTGGCCCTCAGGCAAAATGATATTGTCCACCTCAAGGTGAAAAGAACAGCTTGTTTGGCaccctcgccaaatgagcggatcttcacatgtatggccaccataacccACCAGGACTTGGTGATTACTGTAACAGCCCCTCGGACCTGGTGTAACCCAATGAAGGGCACAAAGAAACCAGGGTCCCTCAGAGCCACCTTTTATCACCTATGGTGCCCACTTGAGCATTGGGTATCAGGAAGACACAACCTGCTTGAGTTGGCAAATAACAAGAAACAAGGAAAGACCAATGAACCCCTTGGTGGCTTGAGTTGGTACTTGCCATGCTTTATACAAAGTATCTTGGAAATGAATTGCTGTAGGTTGAGATACTATGATTAATTACACGTCTGTGCCCTTGATTTGTCCTGGTCTGTTCCTGGCCTGCAACGCAGCTAAtcaaatttattgtttttttttttttttgtgagtaaTTAGTCTGTTCTGTTCGTCCACATAAAGTGCCTGCCATCAGCCTCCACTTCCTTCTGTTCCTCAACACCAAGATTCTCCCAGTTCCTCCATACACTGCTTGCATACTGAGCTATTATGTGCCCTGGGCAATAGGAGAAGTTGAAGGGttggggtgacaaaaaagtccaATATAAGAAACCGGCTTATTCTTAGGACAAAGGTATGGGTCCTTCCATTTCCCCTGGCAGACCAAAGAGAGGGAACATTCAATGGGATCATTATACTGGTGCCCCAGTTGGCTGTATCTAATGTTTCCTGCAGGGAGTCCAAACAAGAGGCTCAGTTATAGGTGGAATATTTTGAGTCTAGGAAAACCTTCAACACTATCTTTTCCCCCCTCCCCTAGTTTCTCTCCTCTTGCTTCCCTAGTTTCTCTCCTCTTCCTCCCCTAGTTTCTCTCCTCTTCATCCCCTAGTTTCTCTCCTCTTGCTTCCTGCATTCTCCACCTCTACAAAACGATTCAGACTAAAACCAGACCCTTTCCACCCTCTAACTCAATTTCCATTAGTTTCTCACTATTTTCCATGCCAATTACATTTCTATCCTTTGTTCTTCTCTCTCTAATCCCCTCTTACCCTTCTTCCCCAAGTTTCTCTCCCTTCCTCTCCTAGTTTTTCTCCCTTCCAC from Xenopus tropicalis strain Nigerian chromosome 8, UCB_Xtro_10.0, whole genome shotgun sequence encodes:
- the fam163b gene encoding protein FAM163B isoform X1, coding for MTAGTVVITGGILATVILLCIIAVLCYCRLQYYCCKKEDSEEDEEEPDFAVHSRFPPMHSNRNIVLANGPSIYSSPYNKKHQHCRSVCTHHEPPAFLLHPPEEIRNGGERIAYKTISQEEIELPVNVSNLQVLNPNRLSAMREAFSRSRSISTDV